From Falco cherrug isolate bFalChe1 chromosome 4, bFalChe1.pri, whole genome shotgun sequence, one genomic window encodes:
- the USP7 gene encoding ubiquitin carboxyl-terminal hydrolase 7 isoform X1: MNHHQQQQQHQKPGEQQLSEPEDMEMEAGDTDDPPRITQNPVINGNVAMADGHNNTEEDMEDGGSCDQILSLYDTSWRSEATFQFTVERFNRLSESVLSPPCFVRNLPWKIMVMPRLYPDRPHQKSVGFFLQCNAESDSTSWSCHAQAVLKIINYKDDEKSFSRRISHLFFHKENDWGFSNFMAWSEVTDPEKGFIEEDKVTFEVYVQADAPHGVAWDSKKHTGYVGLKNQGATCYMNSLLQTLFFTNQLRKAVYMMPTEGDDSSKSVPLALQRVFYELQHSDKPVGTKKLTKSFGWETLDSFMQHDVQELCRVLLDNVENKMKGTCVEGTIPKLFRGKMVSYIQCKHVDYRSERIEDYYDIQLSIKGKKNIFESFIDYVAVEQLDGDNKYDAGEHGLQEAEKGVKFLTLPPVLHLQLMRFMYDPQTDQNIKINDRFEFPEQLPLDEFLQKTDPKDPANYILHAVLVHSGDNHGGHYVVYLNPKGDGKWCKFDDDVVSRCTKEEAIEHNYGGHDDDLSVRHCTNAYMLVYIRESKLSEVLQPVTDHDIPQQLVERLQEEKRIEAQKRKERQEAHLYMQVQIVAEDQFCGHQGNDMYDEEKVKYTVFKVLKNSTLTEFVQNLSQTMGFPQDQIRLWPMQARSNGTKRPAMLDNEADGNKTMIELSDNENPWTIFLETVDPEMAATGATLPKFDKDHDVMLFLKMYDPKTRSLNYCGHIYTPISCKIRDLLPVMCERAGFPQETNLILYEEVKPNLTERIQDYDVSLDKALDELMDGDIIVFQKDDPENDNSELPTAKEYFRDLYHRVDVIFCDKTIPNDPGFVVTLSNRMNYFQVAKTVAQRLNTDPMLLQFFKSQGYRDGPGNPLRHNYEGTLRDLLQFFKPRQPKKLYYQQLKMKITDFENRRSFKCIWLNSQFREEEITVYPDKHGCVRDLLEECKKVVELSEKGSGKLRLLEIVSYKIIGVHQEDELLECLSPATSRTFRIEEIPLDQVDIDKENEMLITVAHFHKEVFGTFGIPFLLRIHQGEHFREVMKRIQTMLDIQEKEFEKFKFAIVMMGRHQYLNEDEYEVNLKDFEPQPGNMSHPRPWLGLDHFNKAPKRSRYTYLEKAIKIHN, from the exons cTGGAGATACAGACGATCCTCCAAGAATTACTCAAAATCCTGTCATTAATGGTAATGTAGCAATGGCTGACGGGCATAACAACACTGAAGAAGACATGGAAGATg GTGGCAGCTGTGATCAGATTTTGTCTTTGTATG ATACAAGTTGGCGGTCAGAAGCAACATTTCAGTTTACAGTTGAACGCTTCAACAGATTGAGCGAGTCAGTTCTCAGTCCTCCCTGCTTTGTACGGAATTTGCCATGGAAGATCATGGTTATGCCACGACTCTACCCAGACAGACCACACCAAAAAAGCGTAGGATTCTTCCTTCAGTGCAATGCTGAATCTGATTCCAC ATCATGGTCTTGTCACGCACAAGCAGTTCTCAAGATAATAAACTACAAGGATGATGAAAAATCATTCAGTCGTCGTATTAGTCACTTATTCTTTCATAAGGAAAATGACTGGGGCTTTTCCAACTTCATGGCCTGGAGT GAAGTTACTGATCCTGAAAAAGGCTTTATAGAAGAGGACAAAGTTACTTTTGAAGTCTATGTTCAAGCAGATGCTCCACATGGAGTGGC GTGGGATTCAAAGAAGCACACAGGATATGTTGGCTTAAAGAACCAGGGAGCAACTTGTTACATGAACAGTTTGTTACAgactttatttttcacaaatcAGCTACGAAAG GCTGTTTACATGATGCCCACAGAAGGAGATGATTCATCCAAAAGTGTTCCTTTAGCATTGCAAAGAGTGTTTTATGAGCTGCAACATAGTGACAAACCAGTTGGAACTAAGAAGTTAACAAAATCTTTTGG gTGGGAAACTTTAGACAGCTTCATGCAACATGATGTCCAGGAATTGTGTCGAGTG ctgcttgataatgtggaaaataaaatgaaaggcaCATGTGTAGAAGGCACTATTCCTAAACTGTTCAGAGGGAAAATGGTG TCTTATATCCAATGCAAACACGTAGATTATCGATCTGAACGAATAGAAGACTATTATGACATCCAGCTAAGcataaagggaaagaaaaaca tttttgaGTCCTTCATTGACTACGTTGCAGTGGAACAGTTGGATGGTGATAACAAGTACGATGCAGGAGAACATGGCttgcag GAGGCAGAGAAAGGTGTGAAGTTCCTAACATTGCCACCAGTATTACACCTACAGCTCATGAGATTTATGTATGATCCTCAGACTGACCAAAACATCAAGATAAATGATAG GTTTGAGTTTCCTGAACAGTTGCCACTAGATGAATTTTTGCAAAAAACAGATCCTAAAGATCCTGCGAATTACATTCTTCATGCAGTTCTAGTACACAGTGGAGATAACCATGGTGGACATTATGTTGTTTACTTAAATCCAAAGGGGGATGGCAAA TGGTGTAAATTTGATGACGACGTTGTATCAAGATGTACAAAGGAGGAAGCGATTGAACACAACTATGGAGGTCATGATGACGACTTATCTGTGCGGCACTGTACGAATGCGTACATGTTGGTTTACATCAGGGAATCGAAATTAA GTGAAGTTTTGCAGCCTGTCACGGACCACGATATCCCTCAACAACTTGTAGAAAGGCtacaagaagagaaaaggatAGAAGctcagaagaggaaggagaggcaggaagCTCACCTCTATATGCAAGTGCAG ataGTGGCAGAGGATCAGTTCTGTGGACACCAAGGCAATGATATGTATGatgaagaaaaagtgaagtatactgttttcaaagtattaaaaaactCCACGCTTACAGAATTTGTTCAAAATCTCTCTCAAACGATG ggaTTTCCCCAGGATCAAATCAGATTATGGCCAATGCAAGCTAGAAGTAATGGAACAAAAAGACCTGCAATGCTAGATAATGAAGCAGATGGCAATAAAACG ATGATTGAGCTCAGTGACAATGAAAATCCATGGACAATATTTTTGGAAACAGTAGATCCAGAGATGGCTGCTACTGGAGCAACATTACCCAAGTTCGATAAAGATC ATGATGTAATGTTGTTTCTGAAGATGTATGATCCGAAGACTCGGAGTTTGAATTATTGTGGACATATCTATACACCTATATCCTGTAAAATAC GTGACTTGCTTCCAGTTATGTGTGAGAGAGCAGGATTTCCACAAGAAACTAACCTTATCCTCTATGAG GAAGTTAAACCCAATTTAACAGAAAGGATTCAAGACTATGATGTATCTCTTGATAAAGCTCTTGATGAACTCATGGATGGCGACATCATAGTGTTTCagaa gGATGACCCAGAAAATGATAACAGTGAGCTACCAACAGCTAAAGAATACTTCCGAGACCTCTATCATCGTGTGGATGTCATTTTCTGTGATAAAACCATCCCCAATGACCCAGGCTTTGTTGTTACTTTATCCAATAGGATGAATTACTTTCAG gtTGCAAAGACAGTTGCGCAAAGACTTAATACGGATCCAATGCTATTACAGTTTTTCAAATCACAAGG tTATAGGGATGGCCCTGGTAATCCTCTTAGACATAATTATGAAGGTACTTTAAGAGAtcttctgcagttcttcaagcCTAGGCAGCCTAAAAAACTTTACTATCAACAG ctcaaaatgaaaataactgattttgaaaacagaagaagtTTTAAATGCATATGGCTAAATAGCCAGTTTAGGGAAGAG GAAATAACAGTATATCCAGATAAGCATGGGTGTGTGCGGGACCTGTTAGAAGAATGTAAAAAAGTTGTAGAACTCTCTGAGAAAGGTTCAGGGAAATTAAG gctgCTAGAAATTGTAAGTTACAAAATAATCGGTGTCCATCAGGAAGATGAGCTGTTAGAGTGTTTGTCACCTGCAACAAGTCGAACGTTTCGAATAGAG GAAATTCCTCTGGACCAGGTAGATATAGATAAAGAAAACGAGATGCTAATCACAGTGGCACATTTCCACAAAGAGGTTTTTGGGACATTTGGAATTCCATTCTTGCTGAGGATACACCAG GGTGAACACTTCAGAGAGGTTATGAAGCGGATTCAGACAATGCTGGACatacaagaaaaagaatttgaaaag tTTAAATTTGCAATTGTAATGATGGGCCGACACCAGTATCTCAATGAAGATGAGTATGAAGTGAACTTGAAAGATTTTGAGCCCCAACCTG
- the USP7 gene encoding ubiquitin carboxyl-terminal hydrolase 7 isoform X2 has product MNHHQQQQQHQKPGEQQLSEPEDMEMEAGDTDDPPRITQNPVINGNVAMADGHNNTEEDMEDDTSWRSEATFQFTVERFNRLSESVLSPPCFVRNLPWKIMVMPRLYPDRPHQKSVGFFLQCNAESDSTSWSCHAQAVLKIINYKDDEKSFSRRISHLFFHKENDWGFSNFMAWSEVTDPEKGFIEEDKVTFEVYVQADAPHGVAWDSKKHTGYVGLKNQGATCYMNSLLQTLFFTNQLRKAVYMMPTEGDDSSKSVPLALQRVFYELQHSDKPVGTKKLTKSFGWETLDSFMQHDVQELCRVLLDNVENKMKGTCVEGTIPKLFRGKMVSYIQCKHVDYRSERIEDYYDIQLSIKGKKNIFESFIDYVAVEQLDGDNKYDAGEHGLQEAEKGVKFLTLPPVLHLQLMRFMYDPQTDQNIKINDRFEFPEQLPLDEFLQKTDPKDPANYILHAVLVHSGDNHGGHYVVYLNPKGDGKWCKFDDDVVSRCTKEEAIEHNYGGHDDDLSVRHCTNAYMLVYIRESKLSEVLQPVTDHDIPQQLVERLQEEKRIEAQKRKERQEAHLYMQVQIVAEDQFCGHQGNDMYDEEKVKYTVFKVLKNSTLTEFVQNLSQTMGFPQDQIRLWPMQARSNGTKRPAMLDNEADGNKTMIELSDNENPWTIFLETVDPEMAATGATLPKFDKDHDVMLFLKMYDPKTRSLNYCGHIYTPISCKIRDLLPVMCERAGFPQETNLILYEEVKPNLTERIQDYDVSLDKALDELMDGDIIVFQKDDPENDNSELPTAKEYFRDLYHRVDVIFCDKTIPNDPGFVVTLSNRMNYFQVAKTVAQRLNTDPMLLQFFKSQGYRDGPGNPLRHNYEGTLRDLLQFFKPRQPKKLYYQQLKMKITDFENRRSFKCIWLNSQFREEEITVYPDKHGCVRDLLEECKKVVELSEKGSGKLRLLEIVSYKIIGVHQEDELLECLSPATSRTFRIEEIPLDQVDIDKENEMLITVAHFHKEVFGTFGIPFLLRIHQGEHFREVMKRIQTMLDIQEKEFEKFKFAIVMMGRHQYLNEDEYEVNLKDFEPQPGNMSHPRPWLGLDHFNKAPKRSRYTYLEKAIKIHN; this is encoded by the exons cTGGAGATACAGACGATCCTCCAAGAATTACTCAAAATCCTGTCATTAATGGTAATGTAGCAATGGCTGACGGGCATAACAACACTGAAGAAGACATGGAAGATg ATACAAGTTGGCGGTCAGAAGCAACATTTCAGTTTACAGTTGAACGCTTCAACAGATTGAGCGAGTCAGTTCTCAGTCCTCCCTGCTTTGTACGGAATTTGCCATGGAAGATCATGGTTATGCCACGACTCTACCCAGACAGACCACACCAAAAAAGCGTAGGATTCTTCCTTCAGTGCAATGCTGAATCTGATTCCAC ATCATGGTCTTGTCACGCACAAGCAGTTCTCAAGATAATAAACTACAAGGATGATGAAAAATCATTCAGTCGTCGTATTAGTCACTTATTCTTTCATAAGGAAAATGACTGGGGCTTTTCCAACTTCATGGCCTGGAGT GAAGTTACTGATCCTGAAAAAGGCTTTATAGAAGAGGACAAAGTTACTTTTGAAGTCTATGTTCAAGCAGATGCTCCACATGGAGTGGC GTGGGATTCAAAGAAGCACACAGGATATGTTGGCTTAAAGAACCAGGGAGCAACTTGTTACATGAACAGTTTGTTACAgactttatttttcacaaatcAGCTACGAAAG GCTGTTTACATGATGCCCACAGAAGGAGATGATTCATCCAAAAGTGTTCCTTTAGCATTGCAAAGAGTGTTTTATGAGCTGCAACATAGTGACAAACCAGTTGGAACTAAGAAGTTAACAAAATCTTTTGG gTGGGAAACTTTAGACAGCTTCATGCAACATGATGTCCAGGAATTGTGTCGAGTG ctgcttgataatgtggaaaataaaatgaaaggcaCATGTGTAGAAGGCACTATTCCTAAACTGTTCAGAGGGAAAATGGTG TCTTATATCCAATGCAAACACGTAGATTATCGATCTGAACGAATAGAAGACTATTATGACATCCAGCTAAGcataaagggaaagaaaaaca tttttgaGTCCTTCATTGACTACGTTGCAGTGGAACAGTTGGATGGTGATAACAAGTACGATGCAGGAGAACATGGCttgcag GAGGCAGAGAAAGGTGTGAAGTTCCTAACATTGCCACCAGTATTACACCTACAGCTCATGAGATTTATGTATGATCCTCAGACTGACCAAAACATCAAGATAAATGATAG GTTTGAGTTTCCTGAACAGTTGCCACTAGATGAATTTTTGCAAAAAACAGATCCTAAAGATCCTGCGAATTACATTCTTCATGCAGTTCTAGTACACAGTGGAGATAACCATGGTGGACATTATGTTGTTTACTTAAATCCAAAGGGGGATGGCAAA TGGTGTAAATTTGATGACGACGTTGTATCAAGATGTACAAAGGAGGAAGCGATTGAACACAACTATGGAGGTCATGATGACGACTTATCTGTGCGGCACTGTACGAATGCGTACATGTTGGTTTACATCAGGGAATCGAAATTAA GTGAAGTTTTGCAGCCTGTCACGGACCACGATATCCCTCAACAACTTGTAGAAAGGCtacaagaagagaaaaggatAGAAGctcagaagaggaaggagaggcaggaagCTCACCTCTATATGCAAGTGCAG ataGTGGCAGAGGATCAGTTCTGTGGACACCAAGGCAATGATATGTATGatgaagaaaaagtgaagtatactgttttcaaagtattaaaaaactCCACGCTTACAGAATTTGTTCAAAATCTCTCTCAAACGATG ggaTTTCCCCAGGATCAAATCAGATTATGGCCAATGCAAGCTAGAAGTAATGGAACAAAAAGACCTGCAATGCTAGATAATGAAGCAGATGGCAATAAAACG ATGATTGAGCTCAGTGACAATGAAAATCCATGGACAATATTTTTGGAAACAGTAGATCCAGAGATGGCTGCTACTGGAGCAACATTACCCAAGTTCGATAAAGATC ATGATGTAATGTTGTTTCTGAAGATGTATGATCCGAAGACTCGGAGTTTGAATTATTGTGGACATATCTATACACCTATATCCTGTAAAATAC GTGACTTGCTTCCAGTTATGTGTGAGAGAGCAGGATTTCCACAAGAAACTAACCTTATCCTCTATGAG GAAGTTAAACCCAATTTAACAGAAAGGATTCAAGACTATGATGTATCTCTTGATAAAGCTCTTGATGAACTCATGGATGGCGACATCATAGTGTTTCagaa gGATGACCCAGAAAATGATAACAGTGAGCTACCAACAGCTAAAGAATACTTCCGAGACCTCTATCATCGTGTGGATGTCATTTTCTGTGATAAAACCATCCCCAATGACCCAGGCTTTGTTGTTACTTTATCCAATAGGATGAATTACTTTCAG gtTGCAAAGACAGTTGCGCAAAGACTTAATACGGATCCAATGCTATTACAGTTTTTCAAATCACAAGG tTATAGGGATGGCCCTGGTAATCCTCTTAGACATAATTATGAAGGTACTTTAAGAGAtcttctgcagttcttcaagcCTAGGCAGCCTAAAAAACTTTACTATCAACAG ctcaaaatgaaaataactgattttgaaaacagaagaagtTTTAAATGCATATGGCTAAATAGCCAGTTTAGGGAAGAG GAAATAACAGTATATCCAGATAAGCATGGGTGTGTGCGGGACCTGTTAGAAGAATGTAAAAAAGTTGTAGAACTCTCTGAGAAAGGTTCAGGGAAATTAAG gctgCTAGAAATTGTAAGTTACAAAATAATCGGTGTCCATCAGGAAGATGAGCTGTTAGAGTGTTTGTCACCTGCAACAAGTCGAACGTTTCGAATAGAG GAAATTCCTCTGGACCAGGTAGATATAGATAAAGAAAACGAGATGCTAATCACAGTGGCACATTTCCACAAAGAGGTTTTTGGGACATTTGGAATTCCATTCTTGCTGAGGATACACCAG GGTGAACACTTCAGAGAGGTTATGAAGCGGATTCAGACAATGCTGGACatacaagaaaaagaatttgaaaag tTTAAATTTGCAATTGTAATGATGGGCCGACACCAGTATCTCAATGAAGATGAGTATGAAGTGAACTTGAAAGATTTTGAGCCCCAACCTG